In Macadamia integrifolia cultivar HAES 741 chromosome 1, SCU_Mint_v3, whole genome shotgun sequence, a single window of DNA contains:
- the LOC122086308 gene encoding anthocyanidin 3-O-glucosyltransferase 7-like isoform X2, which yields MLSQTKPSPIQPPKTLTLTMDETFPSCISSSDAHVAVLSFPFSSHPTSLLTLVRRLVATAPNVMFSFFNTAKSNGQIFRKIDKGFENLRAYDVDDGIPENYVFTGKQQEEIELFIKVTPWNFKKGLEVAVKERGRKITSVLSDGFLWFSGEMAEEMGVPWLAVSFSEACSLTTHVDTDLIRSTIGVGQKAIAGREDETLDFIPGLSSLPIRDVQEGIIIGDLESAFNRMLHQMGQKMPQATAVVVNDFEELNPPIIKDLKSKFRNCLSVAPFTLNYPPQSDSDTSGCLSWLDKQKPSSVVYISFGTVGGLPLPELEVLAEGLEASGTPFLWSLKDKLKEQLPDSFLNKTRKRGLIVPWVPQLRVLQHTAVGVFMTHCGWNSVLESILNGIPVIGRPIFGDHHLNGRFISDVWKIGIRIDHGVYTKDGVMKGLDLMLCKEEGKKMMEKAQALKELAKRAIEIDGSTSRNFQTLLQMVSTT from the exons ATGCtttctcaaaccaagccctCCCCCATCCAACCCCCAAAGACACTTACCTTGACCATGGATGAAACATTTCCCAGTTGCATCTCAAGCAGTGATGCCCATGTCGCAGTCCTCTCGTTCCCTTTCTCAAGCCACCCAACATCTCTCTTAACGCTCGTCCGTCGCCTAGTCGCCACGGCTCCGAACGTGATGTTCTCATTCTTCAACACTGCAAAATCTAATGGTCAGATCTTCAGGAAAATTGACAAAGGCTTTGAGAATTTAAGAGCTTATGATGTAGATGATGGAATACCAGAAAACTATGTATTCACGGGCAAACAACAGGAGGAGATTGAGCTTTTCATAAAGGTGACGCCATGGAACTTCAAGAAGGGTTTAGAGGTTGCAGTGAAGGAAAGAGGGAGGAAGATAACATCTGTGTTGAGTGATGGTTTCTTGTGGTTTTCTGGGGAAATGGCCGAGGAGATGGGAGTTCCTTGGTTGGCTGTTTCTTTTTCGGAGGCTTGTTCACTCACTACTCATGTCGACACTGACCTGATCCGCTCAACTATTGGAGTTGGTCAAAAAG CTATCGCCGGACGAGAAGATGAAACTCTTGATTTCATTCCAGGACTATCATCCCTACCTATTCGAGATGTGCAAGAAGGAATCATCATAGGAGACTTGGAATCTGCTTTCAATCGCATGCTACATCAGATGGGCCAAAAGATGCCGCAAGCAACTGCTGTTGTGGTCAATGACTTTGAGGAATTGAACCCACCAATCATCAAGGACCTCAAGTCCAAGTTCCGAAACTGCCTTTCAGTTGCACCCTTCACACTAAATTACCCTCCTCAATCAGATTCAGATACTAGTGGTTGCCTTTCATGGCTGGACAAGCAGAAGCCTTCTTCTGTAGTATACATTAGCTTTGGCACAGTAGGGGGATTGCCACTACCTGAGTTAGAAGTATTAGCAGAAGGATTAGAAGCTAGTGGAACACCATTTCTATGGTCTCTCAAGGATAAGCTGAAGGAACAATTACCAGATAGTTTCCTAAACAAGACAAGGAAGAGGGGACTTATAGTCCCATGGGTTCCTCAGTTGCGTGTCTTACAACACACAGCAGTAGGTGTGTTCATGACACATTGTGGATGGAACTCAGTATTAGAGAGTATCTTGAATGGAATTCCGGTTATCGGCCGTCCGATTTTCGGAGACCATCACTTGAACGGACGGTTTATTTCTGATGTGTGGAAGATTGGAATTAGAATTGATCATGGGGTCTATACCAAAGATGGAGTGATGAAAGGATTGGATTTGATGTTGtgcaaagaagaagggaagaaaatgatggagaaggcTCAGGCCCTTAAAGAGCTTGCCAAGAGGGCAATTGAAATTGATGGTAGCACTAGTAGGAATTTTCAGACTCTCTTGCAAATGGTATCTACTACCTAG
- the LOC122086308 gene encoding anthocyanidin 3-O-glucosyltransferase 7-like isoform X1: MNPRHVPTPKLQSALYLSPSSSPPLSHTKLTTSAMDETLHSCTSNNAPHVAVLSFPFASHPMSLFMLVRRLIGAAPDVMFSFFGTGNSNAMIFKNIDKGLENLRTYDVDDGIPENYVFTGKRQEDIELFMKVTPWNFKKSLEVAVMERGKKITCLLSDAFLWFSADVAEELGVPWIAAYFGGACGLTTHVNSDLIRSTIGVGPSAIAGREDETLDFIPGLSSLPIRDVQEGIIIGDLESAFNRMLHQMGQKMPQATAVVVNDFEELNPPIIKDLKSKFRNCLSVAPFTLNYPPQSDSDTSGCLSWLDKQKPSSVVYISFGTVGGLPLPELEVLAEGLEASGTPFLWSLKDKLKEQLPDSFLNKTRKRGLIVPWVPQLRVLQHTAVGVFMTHCGWNSVLESILNGIPVIGRPIFGDHHLNGRFISDVWKIGIRIDHGVYTKDGVMKGLDLMLCKEEGKKMMEKAQALKELAKRAIEIDGSTSRNFQTLLQMVSTT; this comes from the exons ATGAACCCTAGGCACGTTCCAACACCCAAGCTCCAAAGTGCTCTTTATTTATCCCcttcttcctcccctcccctttctcATACCAAGCTCACCACTTCAGCCATGGATGAAACACTTCACTCTTGCACCTCAAACAATGCTCCCCATGTTGCTGTTCTCTCGTTCCCATTTGCAAGCCACCCCATGTCTCTCTTCATGCTTGTCAGACGCTTAATCGGCGCCGCTCCGGACGTGATGTTCTCATTCTTTGGCACTGGAAATTCCAATGCCATGATCTTCAAGAACATTGACAAAGGCCTTGAGAATTTAAGAACTTATGATGTAGATGATGGAATACCAGAAAACTATGTTTTCACAGGCAAACGACAGGAGGATATTGAGCTTTTCATGAAGGTGACGCCATGGAACTTCAAGAAGAGTTTAGAGGTTGCAGTGATggaaagagggaagaagataacATGTTTGTTGAGTGATGCTTTCTTGTGGTTTTCTGCGGACGTGGCTGAGGAGTTGGGGGTCCCTTGGATAGCGGCTTATTTTGGGGGTGCTTGCGGTTTAACTACTCATGTCAACAGTGACCTGATCCGCTCAACCATTGGAGTTGGTCCAAGTG CTATCGCCGGACGAGAAGATGAAACTCTTGATTTCATTCCAGGACTATCATCCCTACCTATTCGAGATGTGCAAGAAGGAATCATCATAGGAGACTTGGAATCTGCTTTCAATCGCATGCTACATCAGATGGGCCAAAAGATGCCGCAAGCAACTGCTGTTGTGGTCAATGACTTTGAGGAATTGAACCCACCAATCATCAAGGACCTCAAGTCCAAGTTCCGAAACTGCCTTTCAGTTGCACCCTTCACACTAAATTACCCTCCTCAATCAGATTCAGATACTAGTGGTTGCCTTTCATGGCTGGACAAGCAGAAGCCTTCTTCTGTAGTATACATTAGCTTTGGCACAGTAGGGGGATTGCCACTACCTGAGTTAGAAGTATTAGCAGAAGGATTAGAAGCTAGTGGAACACCATTTCTATGGTCTCTCAAGGATAAGCTGAAGGAACAATTACCAGATAGTTTCCTAAACAAGACAAGGAAGAGGGGACTTATAGTCCCATGGGTTCCTCAGTTGCGTGTCTTACAACACACAGCAGTAGGTGTGTTCATGACACATTGTGGATGGAACTCAGTATTAGAGAGTATCTTGAATGGAATTCCGGTTATCGGCCGTCCGATTTTCGGAGACCATCACTTGAACGGACGGTTTATTTCTGATGTGTGGAAGATTGGAATTAGAATTGATCATGGGGTCTATACCAAAGATGGAGTGATGAAAGGATTGGATTTGATGTTGtgcaaagaagaagggaagaaaatgatggagaaggcTCAGGCCCTTAAAGAGCTTGCCAAGAGGGCAATTGAAATTGATGGTAGCACTAGTAGGAATTTTCAGACTCTCTTGCAAATGGTATCTACTACCTAG
- the LOC122080522 gene encoding GATA transcription factor 23-like, with translation MGSGLDSHHHHQYRPSHRKPSHGQEQDSDDLLLEVNPKPKLTLKGKKNPRVTSQGKTEDKDKESEMFNEQLVTASTPRICVNCKTSKTPLWRSGPHGPKSLCNACGIRYRKRRRREFEFHKMGKGISMKEKKKNGQVVDKERVPLLLQGKFAGKEEAEAALLLMALSCGLCIR, from the exons ATGGGTTCAGGATTGGATTCTCACCATCACCATCAGTATCGTCCTTCCCATCGAAAACCTTCTCATGGACAGGAGCAGGATAGTGATGACCTCCTTCTTGAGGTGAACCCAAAACCGAAGCTAACcttaaagggaaagaagaacCCAAGAGTAACTTCACAAGGTAAGACGGAGGATAAAGATAAAGAATCAGAAATGTTTAATGAACAGCTCGTGACCGCCTCAACCCCAAGGATCTGTGTCAATTGCAAGACCTCCAAGACCCCTTTATGGAGAAGTGGCCCTCATGGTCCTAAG TCCTTGTGCAATGCTTGTGGGATAAGATAtagaaagaggaggagaagagaatTTGAGTTTCACAAAATGGGGAAAGGCATTTccatgaaggagaagaaaaagaatggacAAGTAGTTGACAAGGAGAGAGTGCCACTTCTGTTACAGGGAAAGTTTGCaggaaaagaagaagcagaggcaGCTCTTTTGTTAATGGCTTTGTCTTGTGGGCTTTGCATTCGTTGA